The Clostridioides difficile genome has a segment encoding these proteins:
- a CDS encoding helix-turn-helix transcriptional regulator translates to MNNIKRHKLYELRHKLGITQKNIAENAKISRSSYSLIESGRRNPSVTVAINISKALNVSLEDAFPDEIFFGKNVAI, encoded by the coding sequence ATGAATAATATAAAAAGACATAAATTATATGAATTAAGACACAAACTTGGAATAACACAAAAAAATATAGCTGAAAACGCAAAAATAAGTAGGTCTTCCTATTCTTTAATTGAATCTGGAAGAAGAAATCCAAGTGTAACAGTAGCAATAAATATCTCAAAAGCATTAAATGTTTCACTAGAAGATGCTTTCCCAGATGAAATTTTTTTCGGAAAAAATGTTGCAATATGA
- a CDS encoding phosphoadenosine phosphosulfate reductase family protein: protein MKYIASFSGGKDSAAMLLLILEKGLKLDEIVFIDTGLEFKEIYDIIDDFEKRINFKITRIKAEKTFEEYFYTVNKQGKRKGQIWGFPYTLGAWCNSRLKLAPANKYFNSIGEHKRYIGIAYDEPSRYKRLEKNCIAPLFEEKMTESDCLKYLEEKGFYYEIHHRFKRTGCYLCPKQSLESLRTLRKYYPDLWGGMLKLDKDSPVPFRANGVTVHDLEKRFRNEDIENERQISFFQTEKVSI, encoded by the coding sequence GTGAAGTATATTGCAAGTTTTAGTGGAGGAAAAGATTCTGCTGCAATGCTCCTCTTAATTTTAGAAAAAGGTCTTAAACTAGACGAAATAGTTTTCATAGATACGGGACTAGAGTTTAAAGAAATTTATGATATAATAGACGATTTTGAGAAAAGAATAAACTTTAAAATAACGAGAATTAAAGCAGAAAAAACTTTTGAGGAATACTTTTATACTGTTAATAAACAAGGTAAGCGTAAAGGGCAAATATGGGGTTTTCCATACACCTTAGGTGCGTGGTGTAATAGTAGATTAAAACTTGCGCCTGCTAATAAGTATTTTAATTCTATAGGAGAACATAAAAGATATATTGGAATTGCATACGATGAACCTAGCAGATATAAAAGACTAGAAAAAAACTGTATAGCACCATTATTTGAAGAAAAAATGACTGAAAGTGATTGTTTAAAGTATTTAGAAGAAAAAGGCTTTTACTATGAGATTCATCATAGGTTTAAACGAACTGGTTGCTACTTATGTCCTAAACAAAGCTTAGAGAGCCTCAGAACTTTAAGGAAATACTATCCCGATTTGTGGGGGGGTATGCTTAAACTGGATAAAGATAGTCCTGTACCTTTTAGAGCTAATGGGGTCACAGTGCATGACCTAGAAAAGCGATTTAGAAATGAAGATATAGAAAATGAAAGACAGATAAGTTTCTTTCAAACAGAGAAGGTGAGCATATGA
- a CDS encoding recombinase RecT yields MASEKAKGALEKKVSGTSTVKVSPSKGMEQLMNKMASQIKKALPSMVSSERFQRVALTAFSNNPRLQSCEPMSFIAAMMESAQLGLEPNTPLGQAYLIPYGKKVQFQIGYKGLLELAQRSGKIKTIYAHKIRENDKFEIKYGLHQDLVHEPKLNGDRGEIIGYYAVYHLDTGGHSFSFMTKEEIIEFAKSKSKSYSSGPWQTDFDSMAKKTVIKQLLKYAPLSIELQKAMVGDETIKTEIDEDMSMVVDESESIDVDFEVKESEDTEDSQISAEENINIE; encoded by the coding sequence ATGGCTAGTGAAAAAGCAAAAGGAGCATTAGAAAAGAAAGTTTCAGGAACAAGTACAGTTAAAGTAAGTCCAAGCAAAGGTATGGAACAACTTATGAATAAAATGGCAAGTCAGATAAAAAAAGCACTACCAAGTATGGTTTCAAGTGAGAGGTTTCAAAGAGTTGCCCTAACAGCTTTTAGTAACAATCCAAGGTTACAATCATGTGAGCCTATGAGTTTCATAGCAGCGATGATGGAATCAGCTCAATTAGGACTTGAGCCTAACACACCTTTAGGCCAAGCATATTTAATACCATATGGTAAGAAGGTACAATTTCAAATTGGATATAAAGGTCTTTTAGAATTAGCACAAAGAAGTGGAAAGATAAAAACTATATATGCTCATAAAATAAGAGAAAATGACAAGTTTGAGATTAAATATGGTCTTCACCAAGACTTAGTTCATGAACCTAAGTTAAACGGTGATAGAGGGGAAATAATTGGATATTATGCAGTATATCATTTAGATACAGGAGGTCATAGTTTCTCTTTTATGACTAAAGAGGAAATTATAGAGTTTGCAAAGAGTAAAAGTAAAAGTTACAGCAGTGGACCATGGCAAACTGATTTTGATTCAATGGCTAAAAAGACAGTTATAAAACAGTTATTAAAATATGCGCCACTTAGTATAGAATTGCAAAAGGCTATGGTAGGTGATGAAACAATAAAAACTGAAATAGACGAAGATATGAGTATGGTTGTAGATGAAAGTGAGAGTATAGATGTTGATTTTGAAGTAAAAGAGAGTGAAGATACAGAAGATAGTCAAATAAGTGCTGAAGAAAATATAAATATTGAGTAA
- a CDS encoding site-specific integrase, giving the protein MKGGVRKRGKKWYYYFDAGIIDGKRKKVEKVGGETKKEAEKALRDAINEYENSGIVFDETNISLSNYLDFWYKEYVLLNCKYNTQVNYKNLIKNHIEPKLGKYKLKSINPAILQEFLNSKSKETYTQSGKENHYTKGNLKAIHGILNSALKSAVYPYKLIKENPAQYTNIPKNIVDRKKDSENKTITLDEFNKILEIYPKNTNIYIPLVIGFYTGMRKGEILGLCWDNVDLDNNIIKVRRNLISRKVSEFELASPKTKTSVRDIKIGDTLSKILKEEKLNQKKQKIKVGKWYVETEYDWVCRKKDGSFVNHNNIDASVRTINRKLKLEFNFHCLRHTHATLLLENGANIKYIQQRLGHSQLSTTMDTYSHVTSKMESETIDILENLVR; this is encoded by the coding sequence ATGAAAGGTGGAGTAAGAAAACGTGGTAAGAAATGGTATTATTATTTTGATGCAGGTATAATAGATGGTAAGAGAAAAAAAGTAGAAAAAGTTGGTGGAGAAACTAAAAAGGAAGCTGAAAAAGCTTTAAGAGATGCAATAAATGAATATGAAAATTCTGGTATAGTATTTGATGAAACTAATATTAGTTTATCTAATTATTTAGACTTTTGGTATAAAGAGTATGTACTTCTTAATTGTAAATATAATACTCAGGTAAATTATAAAAATTTAATTAAAAACCATATAGAACCTAAACTTGGTAAATATAAATTAAAATCTATAAATCCAGCTATTCTCCAAGAATTTTTAAACAGCAAATCAAAAGAGACATATACTCAAAGCGGAAAAGAAAACCACTACACAAAAGGCAATTTGAAAGCAATTCATGGTATATTAAACTCTGCTTTAAAATCTGCTGTTTATCCCTATAAGCTCATTAAAGAAAACCCTGCTCAATACACCAATATACCCAAAAATATTGTAGATAGAAAAAAAGATTCAGAAAATAAAACTATAACATTAGATGAATTTAATAAAATCCTAGAAATATATCCTAAAAATACAAATATTTATATTCCTTTAGTAATAGGCTTTTATACAGGAATGAGAAAAGGAGAGATATTAGGTCTTTGTTGGGATAATGTTGATTTAGATAATAACATAATCAAAGTTAGGAGAAATTTAATAAGTAGAAAAGTTTCAGAATTTGAATTAGCTTCACCTAAAACAAAAACATCTGTAAGAGATATTAAAATAGGTGATACTTTATCTAAAATATTAAAAGAAGAAAAATTAAACCAAAAAAAACAAAAAATTAAGGTCGGAAAATGGTATGTAGAAACTGAGTATGATTGGGTTTGTAGAAAAAAAGATGGTTCATTTGTAAATCATAACAACATTGATGCTTCTGTAAGAACGATTAACAGAAAGTTAAAACTCGAATTCAATTTCCATTGTTTAAGACATACACATGCCACATTATTATTAGAAAATGGAGCTAATATAAAATATATACAGCAAAGATTAGGACATAGCCAATTATCAACTACTATGGATACATATTCGCATGTTACAAGTAAAATGGAAAGTGAAACAATAGATATTTTAGAAAATCTTGTAAGATAA
- a CDS encoding helix-turn-helix transcriptional regulator, with translation MLGEKIKSLRLEKNMTQEEFAESLCISRPALSLYESNKRKPDFEVLKKIAEYFNVSIDFLLDNNIKDKTNYPNKNSSSSKMGPNETDEEVEALVDMIYELDKDDRETVTKILDALINKHK, from the coding sequence ATGTTAGGAGAAAAAATCAAAAGTCTTAGATTAGAAAAAAATATGACTCAAGAAGAATTTGCTGAAAGTTTATGTATTTCCAGACCAGCTTTATCTTTATATGAATCAAATAAAAGAAAGCCTGATTTTGAAGTTCTAAAAAAAATTGCTGAATACTTTAATGTTTCTATAGATTTTTTACTTGATAACAACATAAAAGATAAAACTAATTATCCCAATAAAAACAGTTCAAGTTCAAAAATGGGTCCAAATGAAACAGATGAGGAAGTAGAAGCTTTAGTTGATATGATATACGAATTAGATAAAGATGATAGGGAAACTGTTACAAAAATACTTGATGCTTTAATTAATAAGCATAAATAA
- a CDS encoding radical SAM protein, producing the protein MKIGLIDVDGHNFPNLALMKISAYHKKLGDKVEFVNFFEEYDKVYKTKVFTFSDDDYTVINAKEVIKGGTGYDLQNKLPSQIEFMYPDYDLYDIKNVAYGYLTRGCPRGCEFCIVQEKEGNKSYKVADLNQFWRQQKEIKLLDPNILACSKWEELLKQLIDSKAWVDFTQGLDIRLMTEKKAEMINRIKIKRIHFAWDNYEFNTYDKLKEFRSKLNFKKQKLGVYVLTNFNTTFEEDLERVYKLKELDYDPYVMIFEKWKCHHEYRRLQRWVNNKIIFRSVDKFEDYKG; encoded by the coding sequence ATGAAAATAGGCTTAATAGATGTTGATGGACATAACTTTCCTAATTTAGCACTTATGAAAATATCAGCATATCACAAAAAATTAGGCGATAAAGTGGAATTTGTAAACTTCTTTGAAGAATATGACAAAGTATATAAAACTAAAGTATTTACTTTTTCAGATGATGATTACACAGTTATAAATGCTAAGGAAGTCATAAAAGGTGGCACAGGATATGATTTACAGAATAAATTGCCATCACAGATTGAATTTATGTATCCCGATTATGATTTATATGATATTAAAAATGTTGCTTATGGCTACTTAACAAGAGGATGCCCTAGAGGATGTGAGTTTTGTATAGTTCAAGAAAAGGAAGGAAATAAAAGTTATAAGGTAGCTGATTTAAACCAGTTTTGGAGACAGCAAAAAGAGATTAAGCTGTTAGACCCAAATATTTTAGCTTGTAGTAAGTGGGAAGAACTCTTAAAGCAACTTATAGATAGCAAAGCTTGGGTTGATTTCACTCAAGGGCTTGATATAAGACTTATGACAGAGAAAAAAGCAGAAATGATTAACAGAATTAAAATAAAACGGATCCATTTTGCATGGGACAATTATGAGTTCAATACATATGACAAGCTGAAAGAATTTAGAAGTAAATTGAATTTTAAGAAGCAAAAACTAGGTGTCTATGTTCTTACTAATTTCAATACTACTTTTGAGGAAGATTTAGAGCGTGTTTATAAATTAAAAGAGTTAGATTATGACCCTTATGTGATGATATTTGAAAAATGGAAATGCCATCACGAGTATAGAAGGTTGCAAAGATGGGTTAATAATAAGATTATTTTTAGAAGTGTAGATAAATTTGAGGATTATAAGGGGTGA
- a CDS encoding helix-turn-helix domain-containing protein: MKKLGNISNFNLDKQEDKSFNDLDNISICFSEGIRKVVEMNLNNYKNKISKYLNETSKIELLEPKEITVVISKGYPDYLMSVEEASKRLKMDKNLVYDLVKYGLIIWIDTGSIRISSYELDDFITRNQGKNIKERLREMKEIREGVI, translated from the coding sequence GTGAAGAAATTGGGTAATATATCTAACTTTAATTTAGATAAACAAGAAGATAAAAGCTTTAACGACTTAGATAATATATCAATTTGTTTTTCAGAAGGCATTCGCAAGGTTGTAGAAATGAATTTAAACAACTATAAAAATAAAATCTCAAAATACTTAAATGAAACTTCGAAAATAGAATTATTAGAACCAAAGGAAATAACGGTTGTAATAAGCAAAGGTTACCCTGACTATTTAATGTCTGTTGAAGAAGCAAGCAAGAGGCTAAAGATGGATAAAAATTTAGTATATGACTTAGTAAAATATGGGTTAATAATCTGGATAGACACAGGGTCAATAAGGATTTCTAGTTATGAATTAGATGATTTTATAACTAGAAATCAAGGAAAAAATATCAAAGAAAGGCTTAGGGAAATGAAAGAAATTAGAGAGGGGGTGATTTAA
- a CDS encoding helix-turn-helix domain-containing protein, whose product MLKELRKKKKLTQVELAKRVGCHRSQISRLENNEDKDLTIPILIELEIALGLEEKYLVNFFTDEYIKKRKLYK is encoded by the coding sequence ATGTTAAAAGAATTGCGAAAAAAGAAGAAATTAACACAAGTAGAGTTAGCAAAAAGAGTTGGTTGCCATAGAAGTCAAATTTCTAGGCTAGAAAACAACGAGGATAAAGATTTAACTATTCCTATTCTTATTGAATTGGAAATAGCTTTAGGATTAGAAGAAAAATATTTAGTAAATTTTTTTACTGATGAATATATAAAAAAAAGAAAATTATATAAATAA
- a CDS encoding YqaJ viral recombinase family protein, producing MNKNSSRRKYLDAFVVTDTKNIDKVDWLKNRQLGIGGSDASAVAGLNPWKTSVQVYIEKKEEIPIETKSFRMELGNRLEGLVAELFTEETGLKVRNVNGMLKNEKYPFAIANIDRAIVGEKAFLECKTTNSFSIKEWENGVPLHYEIQCLHYMAVTGATHCYIAALLGNEKFVWHKINRDEEVIENLMKIENEFWEENVLKDILPIPDGSDAYSEFLKARYKNSVKEKVELNLLEDGISKLKRYDDIVSQMKELKGEKQLIEQEIQSEMREFELATLDGRIITWKGATKRSIDTKKLREEMPDIAEKYTNISSYRTFKIK from the coding sequence ATGAATAAAAATTCAAGTCGTAGAAAATATTTAGATGCTTTTGTAGTAACTGATACTAAAAATATAGATAAAGTTGATTGGCTTAAAAATAGACAATTAGGAATAGGGGGAAGTGATGCGTCAGCAGTAGCAGGGTTAAATCCTTGGAAAACTTCTGTTCAAGTATATATAGAAAAGAAAGAAGAAATACCAATAGAAACTAAAAGTTTCAGAATGGAGTTAGGGAATAGATTAGAGGGATTAGTTGCAGAACTTTTTACAGAAGAAACTGGTCTTAAGGTCCGTAATGTAAATGGAATGTTGAAAAATGAAAAGTATCCATTTGCAATAGCTAATATAGATAGAGCAATAGTTGGAGAAAAAGCTTTTCTGGAATGTAAGACAACTAATAGTTTTTCTATAAAAGAATGGGAAAATGGAGTTCCTCTTCATTATGAAATACAGTGTTTACATTATATGGCTGTTACAGGAGCTACACATTGTTATATAGCAGCACTTCTTGGAAATGAAAAGTTTGTATGGCACAAGATAAATAGAGATGAAGAAGTAATTGAAAATCTAATGAAAATAGAGAATGAGTTTTGGGAAGAGAATGTATTAAAAGATATATTACCAATTCCTGATGGTTCAGATGCTTATAGTGAATTTCTAAAAGCAAGATACAAAAACTCAGTTAAAGAGAAAGTAGAACTAAATCTACTTGAAGATGGTATTTCAAAGTTAAAAAGATATGATGATATAGTTTCACAAATGAAAGAACTAAAAGGAGAGAAACAACTAATAGAACAAGAAATACAAAGCGAAATGAGAGAGTTTGAGTTAGCTACATTAGATGGAAGAATAATAACTTGGAAAGGAGCTACTAAAAGGTCCATTGACACTAAAAAACTTAGAGAGGAAATGCCTGATATAGCAGAAAAATATACAAATATAAGTTCATACAGAACATTCAAAATAAAATAG
- a CDS encoding nucleoid-associated protein: protein MIIHKFIIHVLDKNSDTPILNDFEGRVSQDMEAFFQKKISKVSRDKDIRTAVFNDYSNNLIKKCCEQIIYDESSFLNNSKEIAAYLFEIMKLNATLESCDLAICLYTEKDEKRVAILKLDYNNSYTHSIEFEDDKFNIQMSKNEINIQETKTVKIGALIGLSGMNDEYHLRVLDKDAEKEEANSKFVTEFLNATKVKDDKYKTKMFKAFVDAYIAHLYNDMKQGEDVRGILLYMLREKQNLDINEFAEKAIKEDLKDSFKDCVEEKGIESFNIDKKWVEKNLKNRCIKTDTGFEIKGKMEDFEDFMKYGIRHNMNGSIDIVIKNVTFYNEK, encoded by the coding sequence ATGATAATACACAAATTTATAATACATGTTTTAGATAAGAACAGCGATACACCAATACTAAACGATTTTGAAGGGAGAGTTAGTCAAGATATGGAAGCTTTCTTTCAAAAGAAAATAAGTAAAGTATCAAGAGATAAAGACATCAGAACAGCAGTATTTAATGACTATAGTAACAATCTAATTAAGAAGTGCTGTGAACAGATTATTTATGATGAAAGTTCATTTTTAAATAACTCTAAAGAGATTGCAGCTTATTTATTTGAGATTATGAAACTGAATGCTACATTAGAATCTTGCGACTTAGCAATTTGCTTATATACTGAAAAAGATGAAAAGAGAGTTGCTATATTAAAACTTGATTACAATAATTCATATACTCATTCAATCGAGTTTGAAGATGATAAATTTAATATACAGATGTCTAAGAATGAAATTAATATACAAGAGACTAAGACTGTTAAAATTGGCGCATTGATTGGATTGAGTGGAATGAATGATGAATACCATCTTAGGGTTTTAGACAAGGATGCAGAAAAGGAAGAAGCTAATTCTAAGTTTGTTACAGAGTTTCTAAATGCTACTAAAGTGAAAGATGATAAGTATAAGACTAAGATGTTTAAAGCTTTTGTGGATGCTTATATAGCACATTTATATAATGATATGAAACAGGGCGAAGATGTAAGAGGGATATTACTTTATATGTTAAGAGAAAAGCAAAATCTTGATATAAATGAGTTTGCTGAAAAGGCAATAAAGGAAGATTTAAAAGATAGTTTTAAGGACTGTGTAGAAGAAAAAGGGATTGAAAGTTTTAATATTGATAAAAAGTGGGTTGAGAAGAATCTGAAAAACAGATGTATCAAGACAGATACAGGCTTTGAGATAAAAGGCAAGATGGAGGACTTTGAGGATTTTATGAAATATGGTATTAGACATAATATGAATGGAAGTATAGATATAGTTATTAAAAATGTTACTTTCTATAATGAGAAGTAG
- a CDS encoding phage antirepressor KilAC domain-containing protein, producing MNNLVLINDKELQIKEFKGERVVTFKEVDLIHERAEGTAKRNFTENKKYFIENVDYFEVSTKTVLSLELYGFSKFAPNGILITESGYLMLVKSLTDDLAWTVQRELVNNYFRVKENEQQPKLPTTYKEALQQLLIEVEEKEQLQLESKMKDQVISELKPKADYTDKILKSDSLVTITQIAKDYGMSGIEMNKLLHELKVQYKQSEQWLLYREHQGKSYTQSDTIEIIRSNGTIGSKMTTKWTQKGRLFLYDLLRVNNILPNTEKNNQQLSILG from the coding sequence ATGAACAACTTAGTTTTAATAAATGATAAGGAATTGCAAATTAAAGAGTTTAAAGGTGAAAGAGTTGTAACATTTAAAGAAGTTGATTTAATTCATGAAAGAGCAGAAGGAACAGCGAAAAGAAATTTCACTGAGAATAAAAAGTATTTTATAGAAAATGTTGATTATTTTGAGGTCAGTACGAAAACCGTACTAAGCTTGGAGCTATATGGTTTTAGTAAATTTGCCCCAAATGGGATTTTAATAACTGAAAGTGGTTATCTAATGTTAGTAAAATCTCTAACAGATGACTTAGCTTGGACAGTACAAAGAGAATTAGTTAATAACTATTTCAGAGTTAAAGAAAATGAACAACAACCTAAATTACCAACTACATATAAAGAAGCACTGCAACAGTTATTAATCGAAGTTGAAGAAAAAGAGCAATTACAATTAGAAAGTAAAATGAAAGACCAAGTTATAAGCGAACTCAAGCCAAAGGCTGATTACACAGATAAAATATTAAAAAGTGATAGTCTAGTTACAATAACTCAGATTGCAAAAGATTATGGCATGAGTGGTATAGAAATGAACAAATTACTTCATGAATTAAAAGTGCAATATAAACAAAGTGAGCAATGGCTTTTATACAGAGAACATCAAGGTAAGAGTTATACTCAATCAGACACAATAGAAATAATTAGAAGTAATGGAACAATTGGCTCAAAAATGACAACTAAGTGGACTCAAAAGGGAAGATTGTTTTTATATGACTTGTTAAGAGTAAATAACATATTACCAAATACAGAAAAAAATAATCAACAATTATCAATACTAGGTTAG
- a CDS encoding chromosomal replication initiator DnaA, which produces MAKYRILQANFWDDAFVLDLTPEEKYFYNYLLTNGRASQCGCYELPYKIMEMQTGYNRETVEKLIKRFIEYGKIKYDSTTKEILIINWSKHNFSKSPKVRTCILKEVESIKNKEFREHMYRVCIDYGYSINTVSIDYGEKEKQKEKEKQKEKEKQQQKEKEKEENYLVVVDKVKKYFDLETKDIEKIIDVFIHTEKGIDYLEEKLRLVKNTESVKSVTGYLIKALEENYEAKPSKNNKNKFHNFNQTFGQYTDEELINMANRGQLEKSKFG; this is translated from the coding sequence GTGGCAAAATATAGAATTTTACAAGCTAACTTTTGGGATGATGCTTTTGTACTAGATTTAACTCCTGAAGAAAAATATTTTTATAATTATTTACTTACAAACGGTAGAGCAAGTCAATGTGGGTGTTATGAGTTACCCTACAAAATCATGGAGATGCAAACAGGATATAACAGAGAAACTGTAGAGAAGTTAATAAAAAGATTTATAGAGTATGGAAAAATAAAATATGACTCTACTACTAAAGAAATATTAATAATTAATTGGAGTAAGCACAATTTTTCTAAAAGTCCAAAAGTGCGTACTTGTATTTTAAAAGAGGTTGAAAGCATTAAAAATAAAGAGTTTAGGGAGCATATGTATAGAGTATGTATAGACTATGGATACAGTATCAATACAGTATCTATAGACTATGGGGAAAAAGAAAAACAAAAAGAAAAAGAAAAACAAAAAGAAAAAGAAAAACAACAACAAAAAGAAAAAGAAAAAGAAGAAAATTATTTGGTGGTTGTGGATAAAGTTAAAAAATACTTTGATTTAGAAACTAAAGACATTGAAAAAATCATTGATGTATTTATACATACAGAAAAGGGAATTGACTACTTAGAGGAAAAATTGAGGTTGGTCAAAAATACGGAGAGTGTAAAAAGTGTTACAGGTTATCTCATAAAAGCATTAGAAGAAAATTACGAAGCTAAACCAAGTAAGAACAATAAAAATAAGTTCCATAATTTCAATCAAACATTTGGACAATATACAGATGAAGAATTGATAAATATGGCTAACAGGGGTCAACTTGAAAAAAGCAAATTCGGTTAA
- a CDS encoding helix-turn-helix transcriptional regulator, whose protein sequence is MLQQYQNVYQKARENTNLTQEKASELLDISVESLRAYENDKRIPNNQIVAKMVSIYNNNLLGYEHVRRTTEAGVMFLPKLEMKSLSSITLKLHKEIKDYLKKEDDFIDIVEDDVIDEDEEEVWNDVMQELEDIFKSILILKLSKKTI, encoded by the coding sequence ATGTTGCAACAGTACCAAAATGTCTATCAAAAAGCAAGAGAAAATACCAATTTAACACAAGAAAAAGCATCAGAGCTACTGGATATATCTGTAGAGAGTTTAAGAGCATACGAGAACGATAAGAGGATACCAAACAACCAAATAGTAGCAAAGATGGTATCTATATATAATAACAATCTGTTGGGTTATGAGCATGTTAGAAGAACTACAGAAGCAGGAGTAATGTTTTTACCAAAACTAGAAATGAAAAGTCTTTCAAGTATAACTTTGAAGTTACATAAAGAAATCAAGGATTATTTAAAAAAAGAAGATGATTTCATAGATATAGTTGAAGATGATGTAATTGATGAAGATGAGGAAGAAGTTTGGAATGATGTTATGCAAGAATTAGAAGATATTTTTAAATCCATTTTAATTCTAAAGCTTTCAAAGAAAACAATATAG